GTTCAGTAGCTCACTTCTTGAAGAAGGGTGTTACCAATGGTATTAAACGTATGTGTTGACGAAATAGAGAAAGAGCCCTTGCAATTCCGAAAGACAGGTTATAGGAACTATTGACTTCATGTTACGCGGAGCAGTGTATAGGAAAGTAGGTACACCAAGATGAATAACGCTCCTGCCTTCTTATCGACTTTCTCTCTTAGTGCAAGCGTTAATATGACCACGATGGAACCGAATATCGCATACAAGCCTGTGATCATGGCGGTCTCGCCAGATACTGCTTGTGGGAAAAACAACTGTCCAATTCCAACGGAAACAGAAGCATCAACAATGCAGCTTCCTATAGCGTCACCTATGGCAAGCCTGTATTGTTTCTTTCGGAGGGCCATTACGTCAACCATTAATTCTGGGAGAGATGTCCCGATCGCCATCACGAAGAAGCTAATGAGGTACTCGGAAATATGAAAAACCGCTGATAGTGTGATTACTGACTGGATCACAGCATATGCTCCAATCGCAATGCCCACGAAGCCGAGAATGGCTATCACCCAGTGACGAAGGTGATGAAAATTGCTTTCACCGTTACGTGCTACCAGATGCTTTTTTTCCTTAGCATTCTTTGCCGTGGCGCTTCTAATTATTAGTATGAAGACTGGCCAGCTAGCCACCAAAAAGAGTGCGTTAATCCTCGTAAAATACCCCTTCTCAGCTATTGACACTGCAAGTATGAGTGCTAAGACCTCGCAGGCTCCGATGATCAGCACCTCTTTCCTCTTCACTTTGAACTTTCCGGCTAGGAAGGGAAGAAGTCCTATCACCAAAGTCATTTGGGTCAAGACAGATCCGAGGGAGTCCCCTAACTCTATGTCTGCGTGACCTACCGCAGAAGAGAGGATTGAGTTAACGATCTCTGGCAAATCTGTACCTATGGACACTAGTACAAGACCGATCAGAAGCGGAGAAATTCTCAATGCTGAAGCAATTTTTACTGAGTGTTCAACTGCCTTGTCGCTGGAATAAGTCATAAGCACAATTCCTAGAATGAGAGCTACGATTGCAATTATTATCTCAATGGCCAACGAGAACACTCCATTCAAATGCAACTGGTTATCTGATCTTAATGATTTAAACGTTATTAACGTTTTAATTACTTGTACCGATTTAATCTTATAAGTAGCTTATGACAACTAAATATCATAATGTTAACCAAGTCCTGCAGTGCACAGAGGAGGAGTACAAGGTACGTCTGAGCCCAGAAAAGCCGTGTATATTGTAGATGACCCTAACAGTATCCGCTTGCTCGCCGACTTCACTCGATCAGAAATCCTGCGCTTGTTAAGCAAATATCCGATGACAGAAACTCAGCTCTCTGAACAGCTAGGTTTGACAAAGGCCGCCGTCGGCTATCACCTACACCTACTCCTAGATGCAGGTCTCATAAGCATAGACAAGGTTGAGGCTGAGAAACACGGCATCCTGCAAAAATTTTACACTCCTATAGCAGATTTACTCATCATTAATCCCGCCCATATACCAGAGGACGTTAAAAGATACTTCATACGGATACAAATAGAACATCTAAGGGGGATGTTCAGCGTCTTCCAACTATACCATCACGTTTCCGAGTTTTCATCAAGAACCTTCGAAAAATTAGCAATAGCGATGTTAAAACAACTCCAAATCGTTGGACAAAAGCACATGAAAGACATGGCACGGGGAGATGCTGAATCCTTAAGGGTAAAAATCTATGCTGAAGCCCTCGCCAACCTCACCAAACAAAGGGAATGGCGCAGCCTATTTCAAGAATGAGAGGAAAATCAAGCTACGATTGCACACATTTCATTTGATGCATGCATATCGACAAAGAAGCAAAAACCGGAAACTGTTAGAAGTTGAGTTTCATAAATTGAGAAACCGAAGAACCCTAACCGCAGTGTAGAAAATGACTTTCAACACCTATATCTACTTCGATCAATTTATGGGCACCTCCATGAGAAACTATGTTAGCATTTGAAAGCGTATTCTACCAACGTGACGCGCTGGGCTAAGATAGTACCGAGTCACCAATATGGACAGCAGGAAGTTCCTCCGCCAGTGAAAATGCCCACTATTTGCTAGGAAAAAGCTAGAACATGTCTAAATCTCCGGTGGCAACGCAACAAACTTTGTCAGCCGCGCCGTAATAGACGAAAAGTCTGTTGTTAAGCACTACTGCCCCTTCAGGAAATACGACGTTTGGAACGTCGCCAACTTTTTCATAATCTTCCTCTGGCTCCAGAATTGGCTGTGGCAAACGACCAATAACCTTCGAAGGATCTTGCAGGTTCAACAACGCAGCGCCCGCTCTGTACTTGTGGTCAGCACTAACCCCGTGGTAGATCAAGAGCCACCCTTTCTCAGTCTTTATCGGCGGCGGCCCGGTGCCTATCTTCTCTGCTTCCCATTCACTTTCCGGCCTCATCACAATTTTGTGGTCATACCAATCTTTGAGATTTTCAGAATAGGCAATCCAAATGCTTGGAAGGTCTGTACCGTACTTGGGGCCTACCCAATCGCGAGGCCTATGGAGCATCACATACTTGTCATTGATTCTCTCAGGAAAAAGCACAGTGTCTCTTTCATAAACTCCAGAAGGAGTGATGCAGCCATGTCTTCGAAAATGACGAGGAAGACTCTGTAGATTGTCCAAAGAGGACAAGTCATCTAACGAAGTCAGAGCTATGCGAGGTGTACCTCTTTCAGAGAGAATAACACGGGCTTTTTCGCCTGATATGCCTAGCCTAGGGAAAAGGGCTCTCGGAGGACCACTTCGCCCAGAGTGAGCAACATACGTCATGTAGAGCTTGTTCTCAAGTATTACTGTTCTAGGATCCTCAACACCCCACTTTTCAAATTCTTCTGCAGGCTCAAATATGGGACTAACTAATCGTTCGAAATTGACGCCGTCTCGACTGATCGCACAGCCAATTCTGGAAATATATCTCTCGTATTCTCCAACGGCTCGATAGAGCAGATAGACTACGTTATTCCAATAGAAGGCGGCGGGGTTGAAAACCGCTATAGATTCCCACTGGTTCTTGCCGGGTTCTAAAATGGGGTTATTCTCGTAACGTTTCAATTTCACGTTGCGTAACCTCAGTAGGTTTATAATGCACAGTTCTTTATGAGCGTATTTGTGATAAACATCAAGCATTGAGAAGATGTATATGAAAATAGCAATTATGTCTCCTTGGAACGATTGTTGCGGCGTGTCGGCTCATGCAGAGCTCATCGGCAAGGAGTGGATGAATCAAGGCCATGAAATTATGGTCTTCGCTCCAACTGACGAGAGGGTTGGAGGCAGGATATCCGTTGAAACCGAGGATGAACGATTTGTTTACAGAAACTGGGAAATGTTCAGGTATGGGGCTAAAGTTGAGGATGAAAGCGACTTGGATTTATACTTCGACCCGAGTCCAGTTGTCAACGAGAATTATGACCTATTCGTCATCGAGAAGCCCTGCTTAACTCCTCTTGGGAAGTTACTCAAAATCTTCGATGTGATAAAGAGAAAGGCGACCACGATAGCGGTTATGCACGAGGGAAGAGTTCCAAAGAACATAAACTTCTACAAATTCGATTGGGACGTAATCACGTTGTTCGATGAACGTTACAAGAAGCTTCTGGCCGACGCGCTGCCCGCAGATAAGACATACATTGTACCCTACCCATGCCACCCAATTGTTGAAGGAAACATGTTGGAAGCCAGATCAAAGTTAGACCTCTCACAGGATGAGAACACAAAAATCATTTTAGCCTACGGAATACGCCTCAAAAACCTACGCGAAGTCCTTCCAATCTTCAAGGAGCTATGCAAGACGTATGATGCCCTTTTATTGATGTTAGCCAGCTATGAAGAAAGTGTTGGAGCTGCTGAGGATATAGCTCGCGAATACAAATTTACAATGTTTAGGAAAGAGGCTCCACCGATAAGTAGACTTTACACATACTTCCACGCGTCAAACGCCATCCTCATACATAAAGGCCCCGCGGATTACCTACCAACATCAAGCACCGTCCACCTATGCTTGGGTTCAATGCGCCCAATCCTCTGCCCAGATAACAACTTCGTTGAAGTACTCAACGGCGAGATAATGAAGTACTCAAACCTAGACGAGTTGAGAGAGAATCTCGTCGATGTTTTCGATGGGAGGAACGTTCAGTCAGTCTTAAGCAACGCGAGAAAATACGTAATAAAGAACTCAGCCAGCAACGTAGCGAACACCCTGATGAGGCTAGCCCAATCAGCTAAATGAAAGTGAAAAAGACAGTTTTAGACTTCAAGACACAAAAGAAACGGTGCTGAATGGCTAAGATAGACTATGCCCTAGCGTCTTTGTTTCTAACATGCTTGACTGTTCTTTTTTGTCAATGGCGTGCATGTGTATGGCTACTCTAGAGGCATATACTACAGCGGTTAGGGCGGAGTGAAATAGGATTCCAATTAATGAGTAAAGTGGCGTTCCCAAGAGAACGCCTATCAGAATGTAAATGTTGTATATGTTTCTCCTGCCAGCGACTCTCCTGAAAACGCGTTCAAACCGCCCGTACACGTCTAAACTAACGCCCGTCGTTCTGCTGAATTGATCGTAGCAGAACCTATAGAACGCAATAAATGTGATGGAGGATGTAACGAGTACGAGTGGTAACGAGCCTCCGCTTTGGCTTAAGAATACGGCAAGGGCTATCAGCCATGAAAACTCGAACAACAAATCAAATAGATGTTCCATGCGCCCAAGTTTTGTTGTGCGTCCACGTATCCTCGCCAATTTGCCATCTAACCCGTCTATGACGCCTACAATAAACATTAAGATTGCCCCGATTAACAGATGACCGAAAAGGAACAGAGCCGTTACGAGATACGCTAACACATTTGTTAATATTGTAATCTGGTTTGGGGTTATCCTAGAATCCGATATGCGAGAGACAATTGCGTTTTCTATCGGTCTGTTAACGTAGTGGGCCACAAAATCGGATGCTCCACGCTTCTTCTGCGAGTGTTCAGCCAGTAATCTTTTTGCACGTTTGAGGTCTTTTTTGGTGTCTATGTCTACCCAGTAGTGTCCACTTACGCCAAGCACCTGTGCATCTCCGTTTTGGGCAGCGAGTCGAATACAGTCGGCAAGTTCTGATGCTCCTTGCTTTACAACCATTTCTGCATATGAGAATATTTTAGGCGAACAGAAGAAAAATCCAGTATCCACGCAGTTTGAAGGATTTATGTGTTTGCCAATCTCGAGGATCATTCCATCCTGCTCTTGCACCTTAGTGTCATCCAATGCGTAACTAGCTCTATCAACAGCCAAAACAAGGGCACCGTTGAGATTCATGTTGATGAGGTTTTTCACGATTTGGCTGTCAAAAATGTGATCGCCCATACAAAGAATAAAATTCGTTTTAAAAACACCCTTTGCCGCCAGAAAAGAGTGCAGGTTTCCTTTTTCCCAATTTTGGGCCGTTATATATGTGATGTTAAGCCCTGCATAATTCTCACCAATCTCTCGGCGTATTTCATCTCCTTCATAC
This sequence is a window from Candidatus Bathyarchaeota archaeon. Protein-coding genes within it:
- a CDS encoding transcriptional regulator, coding for MHRGGVQGTSEPRKAVYIVDDPNSIRLLADFTRSEILRLLSKYPMTETQLSEQLGLTKAAVGYHLHLLLDAGLISIDKVEAEKHGILQKFYTPIADLLIINPAHIPEDVKRYFIRIQIEHLRGMFSVFQLYHHVSEFSSRTFEKLAIAMLKQLQIVGQKHMKDMARGDAESLRVKIYAEALANLTKQREWRSLFQE
- a CDS encoding glycosidase; translated protein: MLDVYHKYAHKELCIINLLRLRNVKLKRYENNPILEPGKNQWESIAVFNPAAFYWNNVVYLLYRAVGEYERYISRIGCAISRDGVNFERLVSPIFEPAEEFEKWGVEDPRTVILENKLYMTYVAHSGRSGPPRALFPRLGISGEKARVILSERGTPRIALTSLDDLSSLDNLQSLPRHFRRHGCITPSGVYERDTVLFPERINDKYVMLHRPRDWVGPKYGTDLPSIWIAYSENLKDWYDHKIVMRPESEWEAEKIGTGPPPIKTEKGWLLIYHGVSADHKYRAGAALLNLQDPSKVIGRLPQPILEPEEDYEKVGDVPNVVFPEGAVVLNNRLFVYYGAADKVCCVATGDLDMF
- a CDS encoding sodium:calcium antiporter, coding for MAIEIIIAIVALILGIVLMTYSSDKAVEHSVKIASALRISPLLIGLVLVSIGTDLPEIVNSILSSAVGHADIELGDSLGSVLTQMTLVIGLLPFLAGKFKVKRKEVLIIGACEVLALILAVSIAEKGYFTRINALFLVASWPVFILIIRSATAKNAKEKKHLVARNGESNFHHLRHWVIAILGFVGIAIGAYAVIQSVITLSAVFHISEYLISFFVMAIGTSLPELMVDVMALRKKQYRLAIGDAIGSCIVDASVSVGIGQLFFPQAVSGETAMITGLYAIFGSIVVILTLALREKVDKKAGALFILVYLLSYTLLRVT